The [Pseudomonas] carboxydohydrogena genome includes a window with the following:
- the rnr gene encoding ribonuclease R: protein MKNKHGATDGFPDKESIVAFIKTNPREAGTRELARHFGLKNESRAALRRILRELTDEGVIARQGKRVHDARELPPTLVADVTRTDSDGDLIAVPAEWAEDIDGPAPVIHIHTPRRPKPGTVAGVGERVLLRLEKRERGERAALYIGRVIKVLEKTRNRVLGIFRVSPQGGGRMIPVDKKQAGRELAIAAADSADAQDGDLVSVELIRSRGYGLPAGRVRERLGSMKTEKAISLIAIHAHEIPQEFPRAAIDEAEAAKVASLKGREDWRDVPLITIDPPDAKDHDDAVHATPDDDPSNKGGFIVNVAIADVAYYVRPDSALDREALKRGNSVYFPDRVVPMLPERISNDLCSLKPNEPRGAIAVRMVIGADGAKRSHSFHRILMRSAAKLSYAQAQAARDGRPDDTTGPLLQSIIAPLYTAYALVKRARDARDPLELELPERKILLKPDGTVDRVTTPERLDAHRLIEEFMILANVAAAETLEKKALPLIYRVHDQPTQEKVHNLHEFLKTLDMPFTKSGALRPAVFNRILAQVKGRDTESLVNEVVLRSQAQAEYASENYGHFGLNLRRYAHFTSPIRRYADLIVHRALIRALGLGDGALPEHETLETLGEVAAAISLTERRAMKAERETTDRLIAHFLADRVGAIFEGRISGVTKAGLFVKLNETGADGLIPVRTLGSEFYHFDETRHALIGTRSGAMHRLGDVVEVRLVEAAPVAGALRFELLSEGTKVPRGKRELGSRKHIGPKRGAKAKTGRGPKGKDNSKARKPGKIKPGKGKRGK, encoded by the coding sequence ATGAAAAACAAGCATGGCGCGACCGATGGCTTTCCCGACAAGGAGAGCATCGTCGCGTTCATCAAGACCAACCCTCGCGAGGCCGGTACGCGCGAACTGGCGCGGCACTTCGGCCTCAAGAACGAATCCCGCGCGGCGCTGCGCCGGATCTTGCGCGAACTCACCGACGAAGGCGTGATCGCCAGACAAGGCAAGCGCGTGCATGACGCGCGAGAGCTGCCGCCGACCCTTGTCGCCGACGTGACCAGAACCGACAGCGATGGCGATCTGATCGCCGTCCCCGCCGAATGGGCCGAGGACATCGACGGCCCTGCCCCTGTCATCCACATCCACACGCCGCGCCGCCCCAAGCCCGGCACCGTCGCTGGCGTCGGCGAGCGCGTGCTGCTGCGGCTGGAGAAGCGCGAGCGCGGCGAACGCGCGGCTCTCTACATCGGCCGCGTCATCAAGGTGCTGGAAAAAACCAGAAACCGCGTGCTCGGCATCTTCCGCGTGAGCCCCCAGGGCGGCGGCCGGATGATCCCCGTCGACAAGAAGCAGGCCGGACGCGAGCTTGCCATCGCCGCCGCCGACAGCGCCGACGCGCAGGACGGCGATCTCGTCAGTGTCGAACTGATCCGCTCGCGCGGCTACGGCCTGCCCGCCGGGCGCGTGCGCGAACGGCTCGGCTCGATGAAGACCGAGAAGGCCATCAGCCTGATCGCCATTCACGCCCATGAAATTCCGCAGGAGTTTCCGCGCGCCGCGATCGACGAGGCGGAAGCCGCCAAGGTCGCGTCTCTCAAGGGCCGCGAGGACTGGCGCGATGTGCCGCTCATCACTATTGATCCGCCGGACGCCAAGGATCACGACGACGCGGTACACGCCACGCCCGATGACGATCCGTCCAACAAAGGCGGCTTTATCGTCAACGTTGCCATCGCGGACGTCGCCTACTACGTGCGGCCGGACTCCGCGCTCGACCGCGAAGCACTCAAGCGCGGCAACTCGGTCTATTTCCCCGACCGCGTGGTGCCGATGCTGCCCGAGCGCATCTCGAACGACCTGTGCTCGCTGAAGCCGAACGAACCGCGCGGCGCCATCGCCGTGCGCATGGTGATCGGCGCGGACGGCGCCAAGCGCTCGCACAGCTTCCACCGCATCCTGATGCGGTCGGCCGCGAAGCTCTCCTACGCGCAGGCGCAGGCCGCGCGCGACGGGCGGCCCGACGACACGACAGGTCCCCTGCTCCAGTCCATCATCGCGCCGCTCTATACGGCCTATGCGCTGGTGAAACGGGCACGCGACGCGCGCGATCCGCTCGAACTGGAATTGCCCGAACGCAAGATCCTCCTGAAACCAGATGGCACGGTGGACCGCGTCACCACGCCGGAACGTCTCGACGCGCATCGCCTGATCGAGGAATTCATGATCCTCGCCAACGTCGCCGCCGCGGAGACGCTGGAGAAGAAGGCACTGCCGCTGATCTATCGCGTGCACGACCAGCCCACGCAGGAGAAGGTCCACAACCTTCACGAATTCCTCAAGACGCTCGACATGCCGTTCACCAAATCCGGTGCGCTGCGGCCTGCGGTGTTCAACCGCATCCTCGCGCAGGTGAAGGGCCGCGACACCGAATCGCTCGTCAACGAGGTCGTGCTCCGCTCGCAGGCGCAGGCCGAATACGCTTCCGAGAATTACGGACATTTCGGCCTCAACCTGCGGCGCTATGCGCATTTCACGTCCCCGATCAGGCGATACGCCGACCTGATCGTGCACCGCGCGCTGATCCGTGCGCTTGGCCTCGGCGACGGTGCGCTGCCCGAACACGAGACGCTGGAAACGCTGGGCGAAGTCGCCGCCGCGATCTCGCTCACCGAACGGCGCGCCATGAAGGCGGAACGCGAAACCACCGACCGGCTGATCGCGCATTTCCTCGCCGACCGCGTCGGCGCGATCTTCGAGGGCCGCATTTCCGGCGTCACCAAGGCGGGGCTGTTCGTCAAACTGAATGAAACGGGCGCCGACGGCCTGATTCCGGTCAGGACGCTCGGCAGCGAATTCTACCATTTCGACGAAACCCGCCATGCGCTGATCGGAACGCGCAGTGGTGCCATGCACAGACTGGGTGACGTCGTGGAGGTTCGTCTGGTAGAAGCAGCGCCGGTCGCCGGTGCGCTGCGGTTCGAACTCCTGTCGGAGGGAACCAAGGTGCCGCGCGGCAAGCGTGAATTAGGAAGTCGAAAACATATCGGCCCGAAACGCGGCGCGAAGGCGAAGACAGGACGAGGCCCCAAGGGCAAAGACAACAGCAAGGCTCGCAAGCCCGGCAAGATCAAACCCGGCAAAGGCAAACGAGGTAAATGA
- the topA gene encoding type I DNA topoisomerase has protein sequence MNLVIVESPAKAKTINKYLGSSYEVLASYGHVRDLPAKNGSVDPDANFQMIWETDPKAAGRLNDIAKALKGADKLILATDPDREGEAISWHVLEVMKQKRALKDQKIERVVFNAITKQSITEAMQHPREIDGALVDAYMARRALDYLVGFTLSPVLWRKLPGARSAGRVQSVALRLVCDRELEIEKFVPREYWSLVATLATPRNETFEARLVGADGKKIQRLDIGSGAEAEDFRKALENGTYSVALVEAKPARRNPQAPFTTSTLQQEASRKLGFAPAHTMRIAQRLYEGIDIGGETTGLITYMRTDGVSITPEAIPALRKVIGEDYGNAYVPDSPRQYSSKAKNAQEAHEAIRPTDVSRRPAKLKARLDNDQYRLYELIWMRTVASQMESAELERTTVDITAKAGSRTLDLRASGQVVKFDGFLAVYQEGRDDDPEDEDSRRLPAMSEGEALKRESLAVTQHFTEPPPRFSEASLVKRMEELGIGRPSTYASILQVLKDRGYVKLEKKRLSAEDKGRVVVAFLEKYFTRYVEFDFTADLEEKLDKISNNEVAWKSVLKDFWRDFIGSVNDIKDVRVSEVLDVLDAMLGEHIYEPRADGGDPRQCPSCGTGKLNLKAGKFGAFVGCSNYPECRYTRPLASSSASSDRVLGKDPKTDLDVAVKAGRFGPYIQLGEPKDYAEDEKPKRAGIPKNMSPADVELDLALKLLSLPRDVGPHPEDGEIITAGIGRFGPFVRHGKTYASLEAGDDVYNVGLNRAVTLIAEKIAKGPSRRFGADPGKEVGDYPARGGKIMLKKGRYGAYVSIDGINATIPDDREPEQITLEEAIALIEARAAKGGGKAKRGAAKKAAPKKTAKKATAKSDDAEPKAVAKKAAAPRAKTAAKAKPRAAAKTATKAVAKSPAKVASKKSAGKARG, from the coding sequence ATGAATCTCGTCATTGTGGAGTCGCCTGCGAAGGCCAAGACGATCAATAAATATCTGGGCTCCTCCTATGAGGTTCTGGCCTCCTACGGCCATGTCCGCGACCTTCCGGCCAAGAACGGTTCGGTCGATCCGGACGCCAATTTTCAGATGATCTGGGAAACCGACCCCAAGGCGGCGGGCCGGCTCAACGACATCGCCAAGGCGCTCAAGGGCGCCGACAAGCTGATCCTCGCAACCGACCCCGATCGCGAGGGCGAGGCGATCTCCTGGCACGTGCTGGAGGTCATGAAGCAGAAGCGCGCGCTGAAGGATCAGAAGATCGAGCGCGTCGTCTTCAACGCCATCACCAAGCAGTCGATCACCGAGGCGATGCAGCACCCGCGCGAGATCGACGGCGCGCTGGTGGACGCCTACATGGCGCGCCGCGCGCTGGATTATCTCGTCGGCTTCACGCTATCGCCGGTGTTGTGGCGCAAGCTGCCGGGCGCGCGTTCGGCTGGCCGCGTGCAGTCCGTGGCGCTGCGTCTGGTCTGTGACCGCGAGCTTGAGATCGAGAAATTCGTGCCGCGCGAATACTGGTCGCTGGTCGCCACGCTCGCGACCCCGCGCAACGAGACCTTCGAGGCGCGACTCGTCGGCGCCGACGGCAAGAAAATCCAGCGGCTCGACATCGGCAGCGGCGCGGAAGCCGAGGATTTCAGGAAGGCGCTGGAAAACGGCACCTACTCCGTCGCGCTGGTGGAAGCCAAGCCCGCGCGCCGCAATCCGCAGGCGCCCTTCACCACCTCGACGCTGCAACAGGAAGCCAGCCGCAAGCTCGGCTTCGCGCCGGCGCACACCATGCGCATCGCGCAGCGTCTCTATGAAGGTATCGACATCGGCGGCGAGACCACCGGCCTCATCACCTACATGCGAACCGACGGCGTCTCCATCACGCCGGAAGCAATCCCCGCCTTGCGCAAGGTGATCGGCGAGGACTACGGCAACGCTTACGTGCCGGACTCGCCGCGCCAGTACTCGTCGAAAGCCAAGAACGCGCAGGAAGCCCACGAAGCGATCCGCCCCACGGACGTGTCGCGCCGCCCCGCCAAGCTGAAAGCGCGGCTCGATAACGACCAGTATCGCCTTTATGAACTGATCTGGATGCGCACCGTCGCGAGCCAGATGGAATCGGCCGAACTGGAGCGCACCACCGTCGACATCACCGCGAAGGCGGGCTCCCGCACGCTCGACCTGCGCGCGTCCGGACAGGTTGTGAAGTTCGACGGCTTCCTCGCGGTCTATCAGGAAGGCCGCGACGACGATCCCGAGGACGAGGACAGCCGCCGCCTGCCCGCGATGAGCGAAGGCGAGGCTCTGAAGCGCGAGAGCCTTGCCGTCACCCAGCACTTCACCGAGCCGCCGCCGCGTTTTTCGGAAGCCTCGCTCGTCAAGCGGATGGAAGAACTCGGCATCGGCCGCCCGTCCACCTACGCCTCGATTCTGCAAGTCCTGAAGGACCGCGGCTACGTGAAGCTCGAGAAGAAGCGCCTCTCCGCCGAGGACAAGGGCCGCGTCGTCGTTGCCTTTCTTGAAAAATACTTCACGCGCTACGTCGAATTCGATTTCACCGCCGACCTCGAGGAAAAACTCGACAAGATTTCCAACAACGAAGTCGCATGGAAGTCGGTGCTGAAGGATTTCTGGCGCGACTTCATCGGCTCGGTCAACGACATCAAGGATGTCCGCGTCTCCGAAGTGCTCGACGTGCTCGACGCCATGCTCGGCGAGCACATCTACGAGCCGCGCGCCGACGGCGGCGATCCGCGCCAGTGCCCGAGCTGCGGCACCGGCAAACTCAATCTCAAGGCCGGCAAGTTCGGCGCCTTCGTCGGCTGCTCGAACTATCCCGAGTGCCGCTACACGCGCCCCCTCGCCTCGTCGAGCGCATCGAGCGACCGCGTGCTCGGCAAGGACCCGAAAACCGATCTCGATGTTGCTGTGAAGGCGGGACGCTTCGGTCCCTACATCCAGCTCGGCGAGCCGAAGGATTATGCCGAGGACGAGAAGCCGAAACGCGCGGGCATTCCGAAGAACATGTCGCCCGCCGATGTCGAACTCGATCTCGCGCTCAAGCTGCTGTCGCTGCCGCGCGATGTCGGCCCGCACCCGGAAGACGGTGAGATCATCACCGCGGGCATCGGCCGGTTCGGGCCGTTCGTGCGCCACGGCAAGACCTATGCGAGCCTCGAGGCTGGCGACGATGTTTATAATGTCGGCCTCAACCGCGCGGTGACGCTGATCGCCGAGAAGATCGCCAAGGGACCGAGCCGCCGTTTCGGCGCCGATCCCGGCAAGGAAGTCGGCGACTATCCGGCGCGCGGCGGCAAGATCATGCTCAAGAAGGGCCGCTACGGCGCCTACGTCTCGATCGACGGCATCAACGCCACGATCCCCGACGACAGGGAGCCGGAGCAGATCACGCTCGAGGAAGCGATCGCGCTGATCGAGGCGCGCGCGGCCAAGGGCGGCGGCAAGGCTAAGCGCGGTGCCGCGAAAAAAGCCGCTCCGAAGAAGACCGCGAAAAAGGCAACGGCCAAGAGCGACGACGCCGAGCCCAAAGCCGTTGCCAAGAAGGCGGCGGCACCTCGCGCGAAAACCGCCGCCAAGGCCAAGCCCCGCGCGGCGGCGAAAACGGCAACAAAGGCTGTCGCGAAATCGCCCGCCAAGGTGGCTTCGAAAAAGAGCGCCGGAAAAGCACGCGGATAA
- the dprA gene encoding DNA-processing protein DprA — protein sequence MDRLASAPIRLSDAQRIDWLRLIRSEHVGPRTFRSLVNHCGSARAALERLPDLARRGGASGAGRICSIENAEREIEASHRLGVALLAPGEHGYPPRLALIDDPPPLLGVRGAHETEMRPMIGIVGSRNASGVGLKFTQGIARDLADAGFVIASGLARGIDQAAHRASLDGGTVAVLAGGHDRIYPPEHEGLLASVIDTGGGAISEMPLGHSPRARDFPRRNRLISGVALGILIVEAAHRSGSLITGRFANEQGREVFAVPGSPLDPRAAGTNDLIRQGATLTTCAADIINAVAPIMGRPIELPMEEDEPPHEGREPQETDRARIVGLLGPSPLGIDDLVRMAGTSPAIVRTVLLELEMAGRLERHGGGMVSLN from the coding sequence GTGGACAGGCTCGCATCAGCGCCCATCAGGTTGAGCGACGCCCAGCGCATCGACTGGCTGCGGCTGATCCGCAGCGAACATGTCGGGCCGCGAACCTTTCGCTCCCTCGTCAATCATTGCGGCAGCGCCAGAGCGGCGCTCGAGCGCCTGCCGGACCTCGCACGTCGCGGCGGCGCGAGCGGTGCCGGGCGGATCTGTTCGATTGAAAACGCCGAGCGCGAAATCGAGGCAAGCCACAGGCTCGGCGTCGCCTTGCTTGCCCCCGGCGAACACGGCTATCCGCCCCGGCTTGCACTGATTGACGATCCTCCGCCACTCTTAGGCGTGCGCGGCGCACACGAGACCGAGATGCGGCCGATGATCGGCATCGTCGGCTCGCGCAACGCCTCCGGCGTCGGGCTGAAATTCACGCAAGGCATCGCGCGCGATCTGGCGGACGCGGGCTTTGTCATCGCCTCGGGGCTGGCGCGCGGCATCGATCAGGCGGCGCATCGCGCGTCGCTGGATGGCGGCACCGTCGCCGTGCTCGCGGGCGGACACGACCGCATCTATCCGCCCGAACATGAGGGCCTGCTCGCATCGGTCATCGACACTGGCGGCGGCGCGATCTCGGAAATGCCGCTCGGTCACAGCCCGCGTGCCCGCGACTTCCCCCGCCGCAACCGCCTGATTTCCGGCGTGGCCCTCGGCATCCTCATTGTCGAGGCCGCGCATCGCTCCGGATCGCTCATAACCGGACGCTTCGCCAACGAACAGGGCCGCGAGGTGTTCGCAGTCCCCGGCTCGCCGCTCGACCCTCGCGCCGCCGGGACCAACGACCTCATCAGGCAGGGAGCAACGCTGACGACCTGCGCCGCAGACATTATTAATGCCGTCGCGCCGATCATGGGCCGCCCGATCGAACTGCCGATGGAGGAGGACGAGCCGCCGCACGAGGGTCGCGAGCCGCAGGAAACCGACCGGGCGCGGATCGTCGGCCTGCTCGGTCCCTCGCCGCTCGGGATCGACGATCTGGTGCGGATGGCCGGAACCTCGCCCGCCATCGTGCGCACGGTGCTGCTCGAACTTGAGATGGCCGGGCGGCTGGAGCGCCACGGCGGCGGCATGGTCTCGCTGAACTGA
- the plsY gene encoding glycerol-3-phosphate 1-O-acyltransferase PlsY, with protein MDLSPAAANALALGIGYLFGSIPFGLLITRRAGTADLRSIGSGNIGATNVLRTGRKGLAAATLAGDMLKGTIAVLLARYLFGYDAAIAAGLGAFLGHILPVWLKFRGGKGVATYIGVLLGLWWPAALIFCAIWLAIAAITRYSSLAALIASAAIPPLLLWLQYLPLAALFAVLSAILWFKHRANIRRLMDGSEGKIGAKG; from the coding sequence ATGGATTTGTCGCCCGCAGCCGCGAACGCACTTGCATTGGGAATTGGCTATCTGTTCGGCTCGATCCCGTTCGGCCTCTTGATCACGCGCCGCGCGGGCACCGCCGATCTGCGCTCCATCGGCTCGGGCAATATCGGCGCGACCAATGTGCTGCGCACAGGGCGCAAGGGCCTCGCCGCCGCAACGCTTGCCGGCGACATGCTCAAGGGCACCATAGCCGTGCTGCTCGCCCGCTACCTGTTCGGGTATGACGCCGCCATTGCCGCGGGCCTCGGCGCTTTTCTCGGCCACATCCTTCCTGTCTGGCTGAAGTTCAGGGGCGGCAAGGGTGTCGCCACCTATATCGGCGTGCTGCTGGGGCTGTGGTGGCCGGCGGCACTGATCTTTTGCGCCATCTGGCTCGCGATTGCCGCCATCACCCGCTATTCCTCGCTGGCCGCGCTGATCGCCAGCGCCGCGATCCCCCCGCTGCTCCTATGGCTGCAATATTTGCCTCTGGCCGCCCTGTTCGCCGTGCTCTCCGCCATCCTGTGGTTCAAGCACCGCGCCAATATCCGCCGCCTGATGGACGGCTCCGAGGGCAAGATCGGCGCGAAGGGGTAA
- a CDS encoding dihydroorotase yields the protein MLKDNRPTLLANARLIDPSCDLDGRGGVLIQDGVIAEAGPGVGKSHAPEGAEIIDCAGKIVAPGLIDMRAFVGEPGAGHRETFASASQAAAAGGITTIICQPDTKPVTDNSATVDFVLRRARDTAVVNIHPMAALTKGLAGEEMTEFGLLKAAGAVAFTDGAKSVMNAQVMRRALTYARDFDVLIVHHTEDPNLAGEGVMNEGELASRLGLTGAPSAAEAVMLERDMRLVALTGGRYHAASISCTESLDILRRAREAGLAVSASASINHVTLNENDIGPYRTFLKLSPPLRTEDDRKELVAALASGLIDVIMSDHNPQDVEVKRLPFAEAASGAIGLETMLSAGLRLVHNGEIELSRLIRAMSTRPAELLGLPGGTLRKGRPADIVVIDLDTPWILDPADLKSKCKNTPFDEARFTGRAVRTFVGGRTVFEQV from the coding sequence ATGCTGAAAGATAACCGCCCCACGCTCCTCGCCAACGCCCGCCTGATCGATCCTTCATGCGATCTCGACGGTCGCGGCGGCGTGCTGATCCAGGACGGCGTTATCGCCGAGGCCGGGCCCGGTGTCGGCAAGAGCCACGCGCCCGAAGGCGCCGAGATCATCGACTGCGCGGGCAAGATCGTCGCCCCCGGCCTGATCGACATGCGCGCCTTCGTCGGCGAACCCGGCGCGGGCCACCGCGAGACGTTCGCCTCCGCGAGCCAGGCGGCGGCGGCGGGCGGCATCACCACCATCATCTGCCAGCCCGATACCAAGCCCGTCACCGATAATTCGGCGACCGTGGATTTCGTGCTGCGCCGCGCCCGCGACACCGCCGTGGTCAACATCCACCCGATGGCCGCGCTGACCAAGGGTCTCGCCGGCGAGGAGATGACCGAGTTCGGCCTCTTGAAGGCCGCGGGCGCTGTCGCCTTCACCGATGGCGCGAAAAGCGTGATGAACGCGCAGGTGATGCGCCGCGCCCTCACCTATGCGCGCGATTTCGACGTGCTGATCGTCCACCACACCGAGGATCCCAACCTCGCGGGCGAAGGCGTGATGAACGAAGGCGAACTCGCCTCACGCCTCGGCCTGACCGGCGCGCCCAGCGCCGCCGAGGCGGTGATGCTGGAGCGCGACATGCGCCTCGTGGCGCTGACCGGCGGGCGCTATCACGCCGCCTCCATCAGTTGCACCGAGTCGCTCGACATCCTGCGGCGCGCGCGCGAGGCGGGCCTTGCCGTCAGCGCCTCCGCCTCGATCAATCATGTGACGCTGAACGAAAACGACATCGGCCCCTACAGGACGTTTCTCAAGCTGTCGCCGCCGCTGCGCACCGAGGATGACCGCAAGGAGCTTGTGGCCGCCCTCGCTTCCGGACTCATCGACGTCATCATGTCGGATCACAACCCGCAGGACGTCGAGGTGAAGCGCCTGCCGTTCGCGGAAGCCGCTTCCGGTGCGATCGGTCTGGAAACCATGCTTTCGGCAGGCCTGCGCCTTGTCCACAATGGCGAGATCGAACTCTCCCGCCTCATCCGCGCGATGTCGACGCGCCCCGCCGAACTGCTCGGACTTCCCGGCGGCACGCTGCGCAAGGGCCGGCCGGCCGACATCGTGGTGATCGATCTCGATACGCCGTGGATCCTCGATCCCGCCGATCTGAAATCGAAGTGCAAGAACACGCCGTTCGACGAAGCGCGCTTCACCGGACGCGCGGTGCGCACGTTCGTCGGCGGCCGTACCGTATTCGAGCAGGTGTGA
- a CDS encoding aspartate carbamoyltransferase catalytic subunit, translating to MTPAPKSSFVLGHRHLLGIEGLSAADITGLLNLADEYVELNRQVDKKSSVLSGRTQVNLFFENSTRTQSSFEIAGKRLGADVMNMSVSSSSMRKGETLMDTAVTLNAMHPDILVVRHHASGAVELLARKVDGSVVNAGDGAHEHPTQALLDALTIRRNKGRLEGLLIAICGDVLHSRVARSNIILLNLMGARVRVVGPSTLLPPGIERMGVEVAHDMREGLNGADIVMMLRLQRERMSGSFVPSSSEYFQFYGLDQKKLAYAKPDALVMHPGPMNRGVEIDSIVADGAQSLIREQVEMGVAVRMAVLEALARNLPNA from the coding sequence ATGACCCCTGCACCAAAATCGAGTTTCGTCCTCGGGCACCGGCATCTGCTGGGCATCGAAGGCCTTTCCGCCGCCGACATCACCGGCCTTCTCAACCTCGCCGATGAATATGTCGAACTGAACCGGCAGGTGGACAAGAAAAGCAGCGTCCTGAGCGGCCGCACCCAGGTCAATCTGTTCTTCGAGAACTCCACCCGCACCCAGTCCTCGTTCGAGATCGCAGGCAAGCGGCTCGGCGCGGACGTCATGAACATGTCCGTTTCCTCGTCCTCGATGCGCAAGGGCGAGACGCTGATGGACACCGCCGTGACGCTAAACGCGATGCATCCCGACATTCTGGTGGTGCGTCATCACGCTTCCGGCGCGGTCGAGCTTCTGGCGCGCAAGGTGGACGGCTCCGTCGTCAACGCAGGCGACGGCGCGCACGAACACCCGACGCAGGCGCTGCTCGACGCGCTCACCATCCGCCGCAACAAGGGACGGCTGGAAGGCCTGCTGATCGCGATCTGCGGTGACGTGCTGCATTCGCGCGTCGCCCGCTCCAACATCATCCTGCTCAATTTGATGGGCGCGCGGGTTCGCGTCGTCGGTCCCTCCACGCTGCTGCCGCCCGGCATCGAGCGGATGGGCGTCGAGGTCGCGCACGACATGCGCGAGGGATTGAACGGCGCCGACATCGTGATGATGTTGCGATTGCAGCGCGAGCGCATGAGCGGCTCATTCGTGCCGTCGAGCTCGGAATATTTCCAGTTCTACGGCCTCGACCAGAAGAAGCTGGCCTATGCCAAACCCGATGCGCTCGTGATGCACCCGGGCCCGATGAATCGCGGAGTCGAGATCGACTCCATCGTCGCGGACGGCGCGCAATCGCTGATCCGCGAACAGGTCGAAATGGGAGTGGCGGTGCGCATGGCGGTGCTCGAAGCACTCGCCCGCAACCTGCCGAATGCGTGA
- a CDS encoding acyl-CoA dehydrogenase family protein, which yields MPFARAAVLNQPPPFCDVNLFNCDAPLMEAVAAYGARDRAEDLSLFGRLWGSVAMAERGRLANENPPKLKTYDARGFRRDEVEFHPAYHELMAHSAHARLHNSTWTAAGTPVGGAAEVVRAAKFFIAAQVETGHLCPITMTRASVAALASDEALRARIMPVLGMSVYDPAFMPWWQKRGMTIGMGMTEKQGGTDVRANITRAEKDGDAYRITGHKWFMSAPMSDAFLVLAQAEGGLTCFVMPRFAPDGTVNALRFQRLKDKLGNRSNASSEVEFEGAYALRLGEEGRGIATIIQMVSLTRQDCAIASAGLMRSGLAHALHHARHRSVFGKHLADQPLMRGVLADMALHVEATTALVMRLCHAFDRAPDDPLENAIMRLMTPVVKYWVCKSAPAFLYEAMECLGGNGYVEEGIMERHYREAPVNAIWEGSGNVMCLDVLRVVSRERDAAAAVLAHLAQEGGDLPDVKAALSATAAALGRPDAEGTARDAVESLALAAAAVALKPVHPGHAALFAQTRLAQRHGLMYGAVSLTPGEIEGLLARALP from the coding sequence ATGCCGTTTGCCCGCGCCGCCGTGCTCAACCAGCCGCCGCCGTTTTGCGACGTCAATCTGTTTAATTGCGACGCTCCGCTGATGGAGGCGGTGGCTGCCTATGGCGCGCGGGATCGTGCGGAGGACCTGTCGCTGTTTGGGCGGCTCTGGGGCTCAGTGGCGATGGCGGAGCGCGGGCGGCTCGCCAATGAAAATCCGCCGAAGCTGAAGACATACGACGCGCGTGGATTTCGCCGCGACGAGGTGGAATTTCATCCGGCCTATCACGAGCTGATGGCGCACAGCGCCCATGCCAGGTTGCACAACTCGACATGGACCGCTGCGGGGACGCCGGTAGGAGGCGCTGCGGAAGTCGTGCGCGCGGCGAAGTTCTTCATCGCCGCACAGGTCGAGACCGGGCATCTGTGTCCGATCACGATGACGCGCGCGTCGGTGGCGGCGCTGGCGAGCGACGAGGCGCTGCGCGCGCGGATCATGCCGGTGCTGGGGATGAGCGTTTACGATCCCGCCTTCATGCCGTGGTGGCAAAAGCGCGGCATGACTATCGGCATGGGCATGACCGAGAAGCAGGGCGGCACCGACGTGCGCGCCAACATCACCCGTGCCGAGAAGGACGGCGATGCCTATCGCATCACCGGCCATAAATGGTTCATGTCGGCGCCGATGTCGGATGCGTTTCTCGTGCTGGCGCAGGCGGAAGGAGGTCTCACCTGTTTTGTCATGCCGCGTTTTGCGCCGGACGGCACGGTGAATGCGCTGCGCTTCCAGCGCCTCAAGGACAAGCTCGGCAACCGCTCCAACGCCTCGTCCGAAGTGGAGTTCGAGGGTGCGTATGCACTGCGGCTGGGCGAGGAGGGGCGCGGCATCGCCACCATTATCCAGATGGTGTCGCTGACGCGGCAGGATTGCGCCATCGCCTCCGCCGGGCTGATGCGCTCGGGCCTTGCGCACGCGCTTCACCATGCGCGGCATCGCAGCGTGTTCGGCAAGCATCTCGCCGACCAGCCCTTGATGCGCGGCGTGCTGGCAGACATGGCCCTCCATGTCGAGGCCACGACGGCGCTGGTGATGCGACTGTGCCATGCGTTCGACCGTGCGCCCGATGATCCGCTTGAGAACGCCATCATGCGGCTGATGACGCCGGTGGTGAAATACTGGGTGTGCAAGAGCGCGCCCGCCTTCTTGTACGAGGCGATGGAGTGCCTCGGCGGCAACGGCTATGTCGAGGAAGGCATCATGGAGCGGCATTACCGCGAGGCGCCGGTCAACGCGATCTGGGAAGGCTCCGGCAATGTGATGTGCCTCGACGTGCTGCGGGTGGTGTCGCGCGAGCGCGATGCCGCGGCCGCCGTTCTGGCTCACCTCGCGCAAGAGGGTGGGGATTTGCCGGACGTAAAGGCGGCATTGTCCGCGACCGCTGCGGCGCTGGGCCGGCCGGATGCGGAGGGAACGGCCCGTGACGCCGTGGAAAGCCTCGCGCTTGCGGCCGCCGCCGTGGCGCTGAAGCCGGTCCATCCCGGCCATGCGGCCCTGTTCGCGCAAACGCGACTGGCGCAACGGCACGGGCTGATGTATGGCGCGGTCAGCCTTACGCCCGGCGAGATTGAGGGCCTGCTCGCACGGGCGCTGCCTTAA